In Symphalangus syndactylus isolate Jambi chromosome 14, NHGRI_mSymSyn1-v2.1_pri, whole genome shotgun sequence, one DNA window encodes the following:
- the MED9 gene encoding mediator of RNA polymerase II transcription subunit 9: MASAGVAAGRQAEDVLPPTSDQPLPDTKPLPPPQPPPVPAPQPQQSPAPRPQSPARAREEENYSFLPLVHNIIKCMDKDSPEVHQDLNALKSKFQEMRKLISTLPGIHLSPEQQQQQLQSLREQVRTKNELLQKYKSLCMFEIPKE, translated from the exons ATGGCCTCTGCTGGGGTGGCAGCCGGGCGACAGGCGGAGGATGTATTGCCGCCGACGTCCGATCAGCCGCTGCCTGACACCAAGCCGCTGCCGCCCCCTCAGCCGCCGCCGGTCCCTGCGCCTCAACCGCAGCAGTCGCCGGCGCCACGGCCTCAGTCACCTGCCCGCGCGAGGGAGGAAGAGAACTACTCCTTTTTACCTTTGGTTCACAACATCATCAAATG CATGGACAAGGACAGCCCGGAGGTCCACCAGGACCTGAACGCCCTCAAAAGCAAATTCCAGGAGATGCGCAAGCTCATCAGCACCTTGCCCGGCATCCACCTGAGCcccgagcagcagcagcagcagctgcagagCCTCCGGGAGCAAGTCAGGACCAAGAACGAGCTTCTGCAAAAGTACAAGAGCCTCTGCATGTTCGAAATCCCCAAGGAGTAG
- the RASD1 gene encoding dexamethasone-induced Ras-related protein 1 isoform X1 yields MKLAAMIKKMCPSDSELSIPAKNCYRMVILGSSKVGKTAIVSRFLTGRFEDAYTPTIEDFHRKFYSIRGEVYQLDILDTSGNHPFPAMRRLSILTGDVFILVFSLDNRDSFEEVQRLRQQILDTKSCLKNKTKENVDVPLVICGNKGDRDFYREVDQREIEQLVGDDPQRCAYFEISAKKNSSLDQMFRALFAMAKLPSEMSPDLHRKVSVQYCDVLHKKALRNKKLLRAGSGGGGGGDPGDAFGIVAPFARRPSVHSDLMYIREKASAGSQAKDKERCVIS; encoded by the exons ATGAAACTGGCCGCGATGATCAAGAAGATGTGCCCGAGCGACTCGGAGCTGAGTATCCCGGCCAAGAACTGCTATCGCATGGTCATCCTCGGCTCGTCCAAGGTGGGCAAGACGGCCATCGTGTCGCGCTTCCTCACCGGCCGTTTCGAGGACGCCTACACGCCCACCATCGAGGACTTCCACCGCAAGTTCTATTCCATCCGCGGCGAGGTCTACCAGCTCGACATCCTCGACACGTCCGGCAACCACCCGTTCCCCGCCATGCGGCGCCTCTCCATCCTCACAG GAGACGTTTTCATCCTGGTGTTCAGCCTGGACAACCGCGACTCCTTCGAGGAGGTGCAGCGGCTCAGGCAGCAGATCCTCGACACCAAGTCTTGCCTCAAGAACAAAACCAAGGAGAACGTGGACGTGCCCCTGGTCATCTGCGGCAACAAGGGTGACCGGGACTTCTACCGCGAGGTGGACCAGCGCGAGATCGAGCAGCTGGTGGGCGACGACCCCCAGCGCTGCGCCTACTTTGAGATCTCGGCCAAGAAGAACAGCAGCCTGGACCAGATGTTCCGCGCGCTCTTCGCCATGGCCAAGCTGCCCAGCGAGATGAGCCCGGACCTGCACCGCAAGGTCTCGGTGCAGTACTGCGACGTGCTGCACAAGAAGGCGCTGCGGAACAAGAAGCTGCTGCGGgccggcagcggcggcggcggcggcggcgacccGGGCGACGCCTTCGGCATCGTGGCACCCTTCGCGCGCCGTCCCAGCGTACACAGCGACCTCATGTACATCCGCGAGAAGGCCAGCGCCGGCAGCCAGGCCAAGGACAAGGAGCGCTGCGTCATCAGCTAG
- the RASD1 gene encoding dexamethasone-induced Ras-related protein 1 isoform X2, with the protein MKLAAMIKKMCPSDSELSIPAKNCYRMVILGSSKVGKTAIVSRFLTGRFEDAYTPTIEDFHRKFYSIRGEVYQLDILDTSGNHPFPAMRRLSILTDPRHQVLPQEQNQGERGRAPGHLRQQG; encoded by the exons ATGAAACTGGCCGCGATGATCAAGAAGATGTGCCCGAGCGACTCGGAGCTGAGTATCCCGGCCAAGAACTGCTATCGCATGGTCATCCTCGGCTCGTCCAAGGTGGGCAAGACGGCCATCGTGTCGCGCTTCCTCACCGGCCGTTTCGAGGACGCCTACACGCCCACCATCGAGGACTTCCACCGCAAGTTCTATTCCATCCGCGGCGAGGTCTACCAGCTCGACATCCTCGACACGTCCGGCAACCACCCGTTCCCCGCCATGCGGCGCCTCTCCATCCTCACAG ATCCTCGACACCAAGTCTTGCCTCAAGAACAAAACCAAGGAGAACGTGGACGTGCCCCTGGTCATCTGCGGCAACAAGGGTGA